The following proteins come from a genomic window of Chlamydiales bacterium:
- a CDS encoding aminoglycoside phosphotransferase family protein yields MKVETMSKMHADEFHIDQPLVQQLIQQQFPAWAGLELKIVFSTGTDHALYKLGNEMVIRLPKIGWAVENVDKEYLWLPKIAPFLPTSIPIPLARGEPTNDYPYPWSIYRWLEGSNPKVGALQNPTVLAHQLAAFIQAMHGIVLSNGPHSNRGVPLIEKDLKTQQAIEKLEGMIDVPLVTQIWEKALKAPQWLKPPVWIHGDLSPGNLLQVNGDLSAVIDFGSLGIGDPASDLIIAWNLLPSYTRAIFRSALQVDDEMWIRGQGWALSNALIALPYYKDTNPTLANNARYVISEVIADTKRGGVL; encoded by the coding sequence ATGAAAGTAGAAACGATGTCTAAAATGCATGCTGATGAGTTCCATATCGATCAGCCCCTTGTACAACAACTCATCCAGCAACAATTTCCTGCATGGGCAGGCCTAGAGCTTAAAATCGTCTTTTCTACAGGTACGGACCATGCCCTTTACAAGCTTGGCAACGAGATGGTCATACGATTGCCAAAGATTGGTTGGGCTGTAGAAAATGTGGATAAGGAATACTTATGGCTGCCCAAAATAGCTCCTTTTCTACCGACTTCGATTCCTATCCCACTTGCTAGAGGTGAACCTACAAACGATTATCCTTACCCATGGTCGATTTATCGTTGGCTTGAGGGAAGCAATCCAAAAGTTGGTGCTCTTCAAAATCCAACAGTACTGGCACATCAACTGGCTGCGTTTATTCAGGCTATGCACGGCATAGTTCTATCCAATGGTCCCCACTCCAATCGGGGTGTGCCTTTAATAGAAAAAGACCTTAAAACTCAGCAGGCTATAGAAAAATTAGAGGGAATGATTGATGTACCGTTAGTGACGCAGATCTGGGAAAAAGCTTTAAAGGCACCTCAGTGGTTAAAACCTCCAGTCTGGATACATGGCGATCTTTCGCCAGGCAACCTTCTACAAGTTAATGGTGATCTTAGTGCAGTGATCGATTTTGGTAGTCTAGGCATCGGTGATCCTGCTTCTGATCTCATCATCGCATGGAACCTTTTACCCTCCTACACACGAGCGATCTTCCGCTCTGCTCTACAAGTCGATGATGAAATGTGGATAAGAGGACAAGGCTGGGCGCTATCAAATGCTCTGATTGCCCTCCCCTACTACAAAGATACAAACCCGACTCTTGCGAACAATGCTCGCTATGTCATTTCAGAAGTAATTGCAGATACCAAAAGAGGAGGAGTACTCTAA
- a CDS encoding putative addiction module antidote protein, giving the protein MGRVRDYKEHLLEQLQDRDEAAAYLNAALQDEDPHVFLLALRDIAEAQGGMSWLAEQADLNRESLYRTLSLRGNPRFFNLLSVLEAVGLELSIHPKPRKRRTA; this is encoded by the coding sequence ATGGGAAGGGTTAGAGACTATAAAGAGCATCTTTTAGAGCAGCTACAAGATCGTGATGAGGCCGCAGCCTATTTAAATGCTGCCCTTCAGGATGAAGATCCTCATGTGTTTCTTCTAGCCTTGCGCGACATTGCCGAAGCTCAGGGTGGTATGAGTTGGTTAGCGGAACAGGCCGATCTTAACCGTGAAAGTTTGTATCGCACCCTCTCACTGCGTGGTAACCCTCGATTTTTTAATTTGCTATCGGTACTGGAAGCTGTCGGTTTGGAACTTTCCATTCATCCAAAACCTCGAAAAAGAAGAACAGCTTGA
- a CDS encoding type II toxin-antitoxin system RelE/ParE family toxin yields MCLTQLGASIHNNEDQNIVEKRLIPIPEWNKYHLWLSEKDLTYCSLLATTILMEVGFLELDNGKCPYLEWEQKLDSTIRGAVRVKINRLRLGNFGDCKTIKGARGLYELRIHMGAGYRLYFGKAHDKLVVMLCNGSKRSQERDIEKAKEYWQFYKELQKRR; encoded by the coding sequence TTGTGTTTAACACAATTAGGAGCATCAATTCACAACAACGAGGATCAAAACATCGTGGAAAAACGATTAATACCGATTCCCGAGTGGAATAAATATCATCTTTGGCTTAGCGAAAAGGATTTGACTTATTGTAGCTTATTAGCTACAACCATACTTATGGAAGTCGGCTTTCTTGAACTGGACAACGGCAAATGCCCCTATCTTGAATGGGAACAAAAACTCGACAGCACAATCCGCGGAGCCGTTAGGGTCAAGATCAATCGATTGCGCCTGGGGAATTTTGGTGACTGCAAGACTATCAAAGGAGCGCGAGGGCTATATGAACTTCGCATTCACATGGGAGCTGGATATCGCCTCTATTTTGGCAAAGCCCACGATAAACTGGTGGTCATGCTTTGCAATGGATCAAAAAGATCCCAAGAGCGCGATATTGAGAAAGCAAAAGAATATTGGCAGTTTTACAAGGAACTGCAAAAAAGGAGATAA
- a CDS encoding ATP-binding cassette domain-containing protein, with protein MSQLLIQISHLFKSFGVFPLFEDISLSINEEEFFALIGENGVGKTTLLQLLAGIMQPDSGDYSRCFLCENS; from the coding sequence ATGTCTCAGCTTCTCATACAAATATCTCATCTTTTTAAATCTTTCGGCGTTTTTCCTCTTTTTGAGGATATTTCCCTTTCGATTAATGAAGAAGAGTTCTTTGCTTTGATTGGGGAAAATGGCGTAGGGAAAACAACGCTTCTGCAGCTTTTGGCTGGGATAATGCAGCCGGATTCTGGAGATTACAGCAGATGCTTTCTGTGCGAGAATTCATAG
- a CDS encoding ATP-binding cassette domain-containing protein, which yields MLSVREFIEGSPLTDLEKEMAVCLEDPNRLAEWAKLHERYEHLGGYRQIPNLPMSDLSSGQRVRSALAKTLIENPDLLLLDEPTNHLDREMLEWLETTLKTEERSLCDYLS from the coding sequence ATGCTTTCTGTGCGAGAATTCATAGAAGGCAGTCCCCTTACAGATCTTGAAAAAGAAATGGCCGTTTGTCTTGAAGATCCAAACCGTTTGGCAGAGTGGGCCAAGTTGCACGAAAGGTACGAACACCTAGGTGGATATCGGCAAATTCCGAATCTCCCTATGTCCGATTTAAGTAGCGGCCAGCGCGTACGGTCAGCTTTGGCTAAAACACTAATCGAAAATCCGGATCTTCTTCTTTTAGATGAGCCTACTAATCATCTTGACCGAGAGATGCTCGAGTGGCTAGAAACGACTTTAAAAACAGAGGAAAGGAGCCTGTGTGATTATCTCTCATGA
- a CDS encoding DUF1207 domain-containing protein gives MHDVPCVHDVIPVNGCLEAFISQIDIDSASTIGNSAVFTSICLPPPEPQVKAIWLPQNTVLFHPLIADPRQVMNAAALRLNDNVIGKHVGAASFGGDFIIIRLKDILYWHGDMDLGIQAGIFSVFDLDHIEACMVNTDFFASLLATYAFDRWSFRLRWWHISSHLGDEYLLSNPGFDRCNLSDEGVDFFASYQFGYAVRVYGGMGYIYSRDQEFPEEPLYFEGGAEIRIFSGKDRFNRLYIQPFLAMNFRTWEEHDYDIDQTYALGVEWSKLQGVGQKFRVWMEYHNGFSKEGQFVKERADYLALKINYGF, from the coding sequence ATTCATGATGTTCCTTGTGTTCATGATGTGATTCCAGTGAATGGTTGTCTTGAGGCGTTTATCTCTCAGATTGATATAGATTCTGCCTCTACTATTGGCAATTCGGCTGTTTTTACCTCAATATGCCTCCCTCCCCCTGAACCTCAGGTAAAAGCAATTTGGCTACCACAGAATACCGTGCTTTTTCATCCTTTGATTGCTGATCCAAGACAGGTGATGAATGCGGCTGCCTTACGTCTGAATGATAATGTGATTGGGAAACATGTAGGAGCTGCCTCTTTTGGAGGAGATTTTATTATTATCCGTTTAAAAGACATTCTCTATTGGCATGGCGATATGGATTTAGGAATTCAGGCAGGGATTTTCTCTGTTTTTGATCTCGATCATATTGAAGCTTGTATGGTGAATACGGACTTTTTTGCTTCTTTGCTTGCAACTTATGCCTTTGATCGTTGGTCATTTCGATTGCGATGGTGGCATATCTCTTCACATTTAGGTGATGAGTACCTTCTTTCCAATCCTGGGTTTGATCGATGTAATCTAAGTGATGAGGGAGTCGATTTTTTTGCCTCTTACCAATTTGGGTACGCAGTGCGTGTATATGGAGGGATGGGGTATATTTACTCACGTGATCAGGAATTTCCTGAAGAACCTCTGTATTTTGAAGGAGGTGCAGAAATTCGTATTTTCAGTGGGAAAGATCGTTTTAATCGTCTCTATATTCAGCCATTTTTAGCAATGAATTTTCGTACTTGGGAAGAACATGATTATGATATCGATCAGACCTATGCTCTGGGCGTAGAATGGAGCAAACTTCAAGGAGTCGGACAAAAATTTCGCGTTTGGATGGAATATCATAATGGATTCTCTAAAGAGGGTCAATTTGTAAAAGAACGGGCTGATTATCTAGCGCTTAAGATAAATTATGGATTTTAA
- a CDS encoding LOG family protein, translating into MSDLYLNDYDLVTPDGYIEKIHYLNENSIIAEVLIKDIAPNFLGFKIPQDQVVFNFKSVLAQLGLNGLGKNIILDQKGRKASIEVLISTRGKLAKEMVNYLNPGVYIGKLFAADERRRVRNPDYLIRLFSRSDRKGFPLLSLGETKPNQQLIMEKIDGRVIAFIPLKEGRIEYEPSIQGVLPTIGKALHHQISMRYLLRLHQKFAPYLSRTVSSHEILLASSLPLCLRTVFGRVVNTSLPEGFEHTTANILQPENEAGDIYELFGQSSQEIDYIPLEFFTLEPHREHVCFRDQLKECLENPKIIFEIFETAPEPKDHRTAIFLIKKHQILRLTSKEWIQRNPTLQSFPGLADQTRQAMMVERYIKQQPCYPFLKAIENGVITSQGVLFTRYFPSPLMKRMLLSFYVQSLLMRIYFQSPSRSEGEYFSQEDRAMLIDLVTFGIPIYWADKVSHQILEYVQRPGKSSGMFVPLKQVDTFKKATFFGIYGSNLLGGNFEQELKILLEGVLTLRMEINHPLLNTNTPLALVTGGGPGAMEMGNRMAKELGILSCANIVNFQVEADIPTNEQQQNRYVEAKMTYRLDHLVERQAEFYLDFPIFVMGGIGTDFEFALEELRHKVGSRRFAPILLFGTPDYWKKKISYRYQCNLLSKTIQGSEWVSNSFFCIQTAKQGLKIYRDYFTQQLNIGPKGPTYPDGFVIV; encoded by the coding sequence ATGAGCGATCTGTACCTTAATGATTATGATCTTGTTACTCCAGATGGGTATATTGAAAAAATCCATTACCTTAATGAAAACTCCATCATTGCTGAAGTTTTGATCAAAGATATTGCTCCTAATTTTCTCGGTTTCAAAATTCCACAAGATCAAGTCGTTTTCAATTTTAAAAGTGTTTTAGCACAACTTGGTCTAAATGGACTGGGGAAAAATATCATCCTAGATCAAAAAGGCAGAAAAGCCTCTATAGAAGTCTTGATTTCAACAAGAGGCAAGTTAGCAAAAGAGATGGTAAATTATCTCAATCCAGGAGTTTATATTGGTAAATTATTTGCAGCTGATGAACGACGACGTGTTCGTAACCCTGATTATCTTATCCGTTTATTTAGCCGATCGGATAGGAAAGGATTTCCTCTTCTTTCTCTTGGTGAGACAAAGCCCAATCAACAACTCATCATGGAGAAAATTGATGGGAGAGTGATTGCTTTCATTCCTTTAAAAGAGGGACGGATTGAGTATGAACCTTCTATCCAAGGAGTTCTTCCTACGATTGGAAAAGCATTACACCATCAGATCTCTATGCGTTACCTTCTTAGGTTACACCAAAAATTCGCTCCATATCTTTCTCGCACTGTTTCCTCTCATGAGATTCTCTTAGCTTCTTCTTTACCTCTATGTCTCAGAACTGTCTTTGGTCGAGTCGTCAACACCTCTCTACCAGAAGGGTTTGAACACACAACAGCGAATATTTTGCAGCCTGAGAATGAAGCAGGAGATATCTATGAATTATTTGGCCAAAGCTCGCAAGAAATTGACTACATTCCACTCGAATTTTTCACCCTTGAACCCCATCGTGAGCATGTTTGTTTTCGTGATCAATTAAAAGAATGTTTGGAAAACCCTAAAATTATTTTTGAAATCTTTGAAACAGCTCCTGAACCAAAAGATCATCGTACCGCCATTTTTCTTATTAAAAAGCACCAGATATTAAGGTTAACAAGCAAAGAATGGATCCAACGGAATCCTACTTTACAATCTTTTCCCGGGTTAGCTGACCAAACTCGTCAAGCCATGATGGTCGAACGATATATTAAACAACAACCATGCTATCCCTTCTTAAAGGCGATAGAAAATGGTGTAATCACTAGCCAAGGAGTTTTGTTTACACGTTATTTCCCATCACCCCTTATGAAAAGAATGCTTCTCTCTTTTTATGTACAATCATTACTCATGCGTATCTATTTTCAAAGCCCCTCACGTTCAGAAGGAGAATACTTTTCTCAGGAAGATAGGGCGATGTTAATTGATTTAGTGACTTTTGGCATCCCTATCTATTGGGCTGATAAAGTGAGTCATCAGATTTTAGAGTATGTCCAAAGGCCGGGGAAAAGTTCAGGAATGTTTGTTCCTTTAAAACAAGTAGATACATTTAAAAAGGCAACTTTTTTTGGAATCTATGGATCGAATCTTCTTGGAGGCAATTTTGAACAAGAATTAAAAATCCTCCTAGAAGGAGTCTTAACATTACGCATGGAGATTAATCATCCTCTCCTGAATACAAATACTCCATTAGCCCTTGTAACTGGAGGAGGTCCAGGGGCAATGGAAATGGGTAACCGCATGGCAAAAGAATTGGGCATTCTTTCCTGTGCCAATATTGTCAATTTTCAAGTTGAGGCTGATATCCCCACAAATGAACAGCAACAAAACCGTTATGTCGAAGCTAAAATGACCTATCGTCTTGATCATCTTGTTGAGAGGCAGGCAGAGTTTTATCTCGATTTTCCAATTTTTGTCATGGGAGGAATTGGAACGGATTTTGAGTTTGCTTTAGAAGAATTACGCCATAAAGTAGGGTCTCGTAGATTTGCCCCAATTTTATTATTTGGTACCCCTGATTACTGGAAGAAAAAGATCAGTTATCGATATCAGTGTAATCTCTTGTCGAAAACCATCCAAGGATCAGAATGGGTAAGTAATAGTTTTTTTTGCATTCAAACGGCAAAACAAGGTCTTAAAATTTACCGAGACTATTTCACTCAACAACTCAATATTGGACCTAAAGGACCTACATACCCAGATGGGTTTGTGATCGTATAG
- a CDS encoding MYG1 family protein: MKTPRSIGTHDGTFHADEVTACALLIVFDMGDRDKILRSRDVEKLAACDFLCDVGGIYDPSLKCFDHHQASFTGHLSSAGMILKYCHEMKVISQEMFFHLNQSLILGIDAHDNGQLMHEVGVCTFSAVIANYNPTTYDASPEELDCAFHKALDFAIDYLQSSIGHFNYRIACRQDVKEAMNKAKKCLIFDHSLPWLESFFAIGGAHHPALFIIMPVGKNWKLRAIPPDYDHSMEVRLPLPKSWAGLLGNELKKKSGIEGAIFCHKGRFISVWETREDAIEALKQVFKDNNIKYEDAF; the protein is encoded by the coding sequence TTGAAAACACCACGTTCGATAGGGACTCATGATGGAACTTTTCATGCCGATGAAGTCACAGCCTGTGCTCTTCTGATTGTTTTTGATATGGGTGATCGTGATAAAATTCTTCGATCACGAGATGTTGAAAAATTGGCTGCTTGTGATTTTTTATGCGATGTAGGCGGGATATATGACCCATCTTTAAAATGTTTTGACCACCATCAAGCCTCTTTCACAGGCCATTTAAGCAGTGCGGGTATGATTTTAAAATATTGTCATGAAATGAAAGTCATCTCTCAAGAAATGTTTTTTCATTTAAATCAATCTCTAATTTTAGGGATTGATGCTCATGATAATGGTCAATTGATGCATGAAGTGGGTGTCTGTACTTTTTCTGCTGTGATTGCGAATTATAATCCAACTACATACGATGCCTCACCAGAAGAATTAGATTGTGCTTTTCATAAAGCACTTGATTTTGCAATTGACTATTTACAATCTTCAATTGGACATTTTAACTACAGGATCGCTTGTCGTCAGGATGTAAAAGAAGCGATGAATAAGGCAAAAAAATGTCTTATTTTCGATCATTCTTTGCCTTGGTTGGAGAGTTTTTTTGCAATTGGAGGGGCTCACCATCCTGCACTTTTTATCATTATGCCAGTAGGAAAAAATTGGAAATTACGAGCAATCCCTCCTGATTATGATCATTCTATGGAAGTGAGACTTCCTCTTCCTAAAAGTTGGGCGGGTTTATTAGGGAATGAGTTAAAGAAAAAGAGTGGCATTGAAGGAGCAATTTTTTGTCACAAGGGGCGTTTTATTTCTGTCTGGGAAACTCGAGAGGATGCGATCGAGGCATTGAAACAAGTATTTAAGGACAATAACATAAAATATGAAGACGCTTTTTGA
- a CDS encoding histidine triad nucleotide-binding protein: protein MKTLFEKIISGELPTDKVYEDEKILVIKDKFPQAPIHFLLIPKKPIPNLNSMCEEDFSLVGEIFRIGQKLANAFEVDQEGYRIVVNNGRNAGQEIAHVHFHLIGGKRLGPIG from the coding sequence ATGAAGACGCTTTTTGAGAAAATCATTAGTGGCGAATTGCCAACTGATAAAGTGTATGAAGATGAAAAAATTCTCGTGATTAAAGATAAATTTCCCCAGGCACCTATTCATTTTTTGCTGATTCCTAAAAAGCCTATTCCTAATCTCAACTCTATGTGTGAAGAAGATTTTTCTCTTGTAGGAGAGATTTTTCGTATTGGACAGAAGTTAGCTAATGCATTTGAGGTGGATCAAGAAGGATACAGAATAGTCGTAAATAATGGTAGGAATGCAGGTCAAGAGATAGCCCACGTGCATTTTCACTTGATAGGTGGGAAACGTTTGGGTCCCATTGGATAA
- a CDS encoding HEAT repeat domain-containing protein, whose translation MRWLNLLMMCTLPFSLLASVESVQRIQSLLIIGDTTSALCESKKLFALSPEDSSSYEYLFKSLGAAGLEGEMVNFWHDFHDRFPEKAMSQDSLEEMAWVILRKGLKAPGSISQLVSMIGAALTQDIYAIPFLITGLRHTNSRIRSVCLELAALYGDQPLKEEMIRILQNEPIYEVRLALYKALSQLHIEEVMPELITRVQDPKIGAQEKSILIKAIVNFRDSIQDEEIHLLASSKRAALRELACELIAHYEEKKNIKILHQLLSDPHPDVKIAALKGLGFLRISPTDQVKKLAQNADHPIVGITASWVWVLADPDDGEEALSRWLFHKNPKVQTIAAGALLAAGKYGINLAHRYLNTVQNPYVKANLALALINQREFCEESCEILDHFLRNQKEKWMILEEGGFPALAKSNLAHNPVIPNFPAIVNQKVRLKLLNILAILEYPGVEEAIKLFLHDRQWGLTGLAAELLLSEGSESAIDHVRAILESQDPHTRVEAALVLATWGHDPTAVPYLISAYPEGDRQLKIKILEALGPIGSRETLPFLVERLKEPSLVLRMIAASVLIQTLNS comes from the coding sequence GTGAGATGGCTCAATCTTTTGATGATGTGTACACTCCCTTTTTCTTTGTTAGCCTCAGTAGAATCCGTTCAACGGATTCAGTCTCTTCTCATAATAGGTGATACCACATCTGCGCTTTGTGAGTCGAAAAAACTATTCGCTTTATCCCCAGAGGATTCTTCTTCCTATGAGTATTTATTCAAAAGTTTAGGAGCAGCTGGCTTGGAAGGGGAAATGGTGAATTTTTGGCATGATTTTCATGATCGCTTTCCCGAAAAAGCCATGAGTCAGGATTCTCTTGAAGAGATGGCGTGGGTGATTTTAAGAAAAGGGCTCAAAGCACCAGGGTCTATTTCGCAATTGGTCAGTATGATTGGAGCTGCCTTAACTCAAGATATCTATGCTATTCCATTTTTAATTACAGGATTAAGACATACAAATTCTAGAATTCGATCGGTTTGTTTGGAATTGGCTGCTCTCTACGGGGATCAACCTTTAAAAGAAGAAATGATCAGAATATTGCAAAATGAGCCTATATACGAAGTCCGGCTTGCTTTATATAAAGCGCTTTCCCAACTTCATATAGAAGAGGTCATGCCTGAACTTATCACACGTGTGCAAGATCCAAAAATTGGTGCTCAAGAGAAATCTATTTTGATTAAAGCCATTGTGAATTTTCGTGATTCAATTCAAGATGAAGAAATTCACCTTTTAGCATCGAGCAAACGAGCTGCTTTGCGTGAATTAGCTTGTGAATTAATTGCTCATTATGAAGAGAAAAAAAATATCAAGATTTTGCATCAACTTCTTAGTGATCCACACCCTGATGTGAAAATAGCTGCTCTAAAAGGATTGGGATTTTTAAGAATTTCACCAACAGATCAAGTAAAAAAACTAGCTCAAAATGCTGATCATCCGATTGTTGGAATTACAGCTTCTTGGGTTTGGGTCTTAGCAGATCCTGATGATGGGGAAGAAGCATTGAGTCGATGGCTATTTCATAAGAATCCTAAAGTTCAGACAATAGCAGCTGGAGCTTTATTAGCAGCAGGTAAGTATGGGATAAACTTAGCACATCGCTATTTAAACACGGTGCAAAATCCTTATGTAAAGGCAAATTTGGCACTTGCTCTTATTAATCAGAGAGAGTTTTGTGAGGAATCTTGCGAGATTCTGGATCATTTTTTGCGGAATCAGAAAGAGAAATGGATGATCCTGGAAGAGGGAGGATTTCCTGCTTTAGCCAAGAGCAACCTTGCTCATAATCCAGTGATTCCAAATTTTCCAGCAATCGTGAATCAAAAAGTAAGATTAAAATTATTAAACATCTTAGCTATTCTAGAATATCCAGGTGTGGAAGAAGCAATTAAACTATTTCTTCATGATAGACAATGGGGCCTAACAGGATTAGCTGCTGAATTGTTACTTAGCGAAGGAAGTGAATCAGCCATAGATCATGTACGAGCAATTCTTGAGAGCCAAGATCCTCATACTAGAGTTGAAGCAGCTCTTGTTCTTGCCACTTGGGGACATGATCCAACAGCTGTTCCCTATTTAATTTCTGCTTATCCTGAAGGAGATCGACAGCTAAAAATTAAAATTCTTGAGGCATTAGGACCAATAGGCAGTCGAGAAACTCTTCCATTTTTAGTGGAAAGATTGAAAGAACCTTCATTGGTATTAAGAATGATTGCTGCCTCAGTATTAATTCAAACTCTAAATAGTTAA
- a CDS encoding Xaa-Pro peptidase family protein yields MKKKILQIQHWLDEKQIDGWLIYDNHGSNRFAHKLLEIPPHLVITRRFFYWIPRQGEPKKILHTIESESLNMLPGLKYLYLSWTDLEKVLEKVLNRVKVVIMEYSPRNLNPNISVVDAGTIEVIRSFGIEIKSSADLVQHHTSVLNESQIASHFEAATVLETIFSKVWDLIANAIWKKQNITEYDVQKFILSEFTAYNCITEDSPTCSVNEHSALPHYRARKDHAHVIRKGDFILIDMWCKKNVPESIYADLTRVGIAAPQPTPYQEEVFKIVKGGLIETIDYIDHHIKRGLSGCEVDDFCRQYITRAGYGEYFIHRTGHNIDTHVHGAGVNFDNLEMADHRKILPGMCFSIEPGIYLSGTFGVRIEYNLLIASDYSIRITGGKEENIICFL; encoded by the coding sequence ATGAAAAAAAAAATTTTACAGATTCAACATTGGTTAGATGAAAAGCAAATAGATGGTTGGCTTATCTATGATAATCATGGTTCAAATCGTTTTGCTCACAAACTTTTAGAAATCCCTCCACATCTTGTAATTACAAGACGGTTTTTTTACTGGATTCCTAGGCAAGGTGAACCTAAGAAAATCCTTCATACTATTGAGTCAGAGAGTTTAAATATGCTTCCAGGATTGAAATATCTTTACTTGTCTTGGACAGATTTAGAAAAGGTTTTAGAAAAGGTTTTAAATAGAGTTAAGGTAGTGATCATGGAGTATTCTCCACGCAATCTAAATCCAAATATTTCAGTTGTAGATGCTGGCACGATTGAAGTGATTCGCAGCTTTGGGATAGAAATCAAAAGCTCTGCTGACTTAGTTCAACACCACACTAGTGTTCTCAATGAGAGTCAAATAGCCTCTCATTTCGAGGCAGCTACAGTTTTAGAAACCATTTTTTCTAAGGTATGGGATTTGATTGCTAATGCAATTTGGAAAAAGCAGAATATTACCGAATACGATGTGCAAAAATTTATTTTGAGCGAGTTTACAGCATACAACTGCATTACTGAAGATAGCCCGACTTGCTCAGTCAATGAGCACTCAGCACTTCCTCATTATCGAGCACGGAAAGATCATGCGCATGTCATTCGTAAAGGGGATTTTATCTTGATTGATATGTGGTGTAAAAAAAATGTCCCCGAAAGCATTTATGCTGACCTCACTCGTGTTGGAATAGCCGCTCCACAACCAACTCCTTATCAGGAAGAGGTTTTCAAAATAGTTAAGGGAGGATTAATAGAGACGATTGATTATATAGATCATCATATTAAAAGAGGGTTATCTGGTTGTGAAGTGGATGATTTTTGTCGACAATATATCACACGTGCTGGTTACGGAGAGTATTTTATCCATAGAACTGGACATAACATTGATACACACGTCCATGGAGCCGGAGTGAATTTTGATAACCTAGAAATGGCTGATCATCGGAAAATTTTACCAGGAATGTGCTTTTCCATTGAGCCAGGTATTTATTTATCTGGCACATTTGGTGTACGCATCGAATATAATCTATTGATAGCAAGCGATTATTCAATACGTATTACAGGTGGGAAAGAGGAAAATATAATTTGTTTTTTATAA